The genomic stretch tgcactagtggaagacacactaggtccatcccaaagtctctaccaaaaatactcaaaggacaatttaaacaaaccgaagtagtagtcactgaacccttcgcaggagtatcaattaccataccACCAAACAGCTCggatatctctaacttaagtttcacagcacaatccaaagatataaaggaatgagtcgcacctgtgtcaataatagctacaagaggaaagccattaatataacacgtacctcggatcaaacgatcatcagcagaagtctcagaacccgataaagcaaagaccttgcctccagactgattccctttcttcggcttctgacactgacttccaatatgcccttcttcaccacaattaaaacaaatcacttccttgtgcttgcaatcagctattgcatgcccagtcttaccacagcgaaaacacctctttacttcagcagtgcatacattactcttatgaccagcctgaccacatctgaagcaaactataccagtaggagcacctcccccactagctctctgagtCGGAGCAGCTCTTTGTTTCCCTTTcccagctggaacatcatacggcttgccacggttttgatgttgcttgcctctgcgatcactgacaatcttgtaatgagcattattgtcctcttcaaatatcctgcagctatcaaccaattcagtaaaaatgcgtatcttctgatacccaacagctttcttaatttcagagcgcaatccgttttcaaacttgatgcactttgaaaattcagcacc from Lathyrus oleraceus cultivar Zhongwan6 chromosome 7, CAAS_Psat_ZW6_1.0, whole genome shotgun sequence encodes the following:
- the LOC127108319 gene encoding uncharacterized protein LOC127108319 — translated: MAGRNDAAMAAAMQAMAQAVQNLPNAGGDAGSRSLATFQRENPPVFKGKHDPDAALGWLKEIERIFRVMDCTPAQKVRYGTHMLAVEADDWWLETHERLTVAGEDVTWDVFRREFLRKYYPEDVRGKKEIEFLELKQGNMSVTDYAAKFVELSKFYPHYTGAGAEFSKCIKFENGLRSEIKKAVGYQKIRIFTELVDSCRIFEEDNNAHYKIVSDRRGKQHQNRGKPYDVPAGKGKQRAAPTQRASGGGAPTGIVCFRCGQAGHKSNVCTAEVKRCFRCGKTGHAIADCKHKEVICFNCGEEGHIGSQCQKPKKGNQSGGKVFALSGSETSADDRLIRGNEQ